A genomic window from Phocoena sinus isolate mPhoSin1 chromosome 20, mPhoSin1.pri, whole genome shotgun sequence includes:
- the UTS2R gene encoding urotensin-2 receptor: protein MPEPPGAPNASLNSSWASPAEPSSLEDLVATGTIGVVLSAMGVVGVVGNLYTLAVMCRFLHTSASMYVYVINLALADLLYLLSIPFIVATYVTKAWHFGDVGCRVLFSLDFLTMHASIFTLTLMSSERYTAVVRPLDMVQRSKGYRKVLALGTWLLALFLALPMMLAIRLVRRGHKSLCLPAWGQRAHRTYLTLLFGTSIVGPGVVIGLLYVRLARAYWQSQRASFTQTRRLPNPRVLYLILGIVLLFWACFLPFWLWQLLTQYRGTPPLTPRSARIVNYLTTCLTYSNSCVNPFLYTLLTKNYRDYRQRSLQGRGAHRPGGTHSFPQARTGCQRSSGHSLSSSSQQASETIALSQAAPRGLCT, encoded by the coding sequence ATGCCCGAGCCGCCCGGCGCCCCCAATGCCTCTCTCAACAGCTCGTGGGCCAGCCCAGCGGAGCCCAGCTCCCTGGAGGACCTGGTGGCCACGGGCACCATTGGGGTGGTGCTCTCGGCCATGGGCGTGGTTGGCGTGGTGGGCAACTTGTACACGCTGGCTGTCATGTGCCGCTTCCTGCACACCTCGGCCTCCATGTACGTCTACGTCATCAACCTGGCGCTGGCGGACTTGCTCTACCTGCTCAGCATCCCCTTCATCGTGGCCACCTACGTCACCAAGGCGTGGCACTTCGGCGACGTGGGCTGCCGTGTCCTCTTCAGCCTGGACTTCCTGACCATGCACGCCAGCATCTTCACCCTGACCCTCATGAGCAGTGAGCGCTACACCGCCGTGGTGAGGCCACTGGACATGGTGCAGCGTTCCAAGGGCTACCGCAAGGTCCTGGCGCTGGGCACGTGGCTGCTGGCGCTGTTTCTGGCACTGCCCATGATGCTGGCCATCCGGCTGGTCCGCAGGGGCCACAAGAGCCTCTGCCTGCCGGCCTGGGGCCAGCGCGCCCACCGCACCTACCTGACACTGCTCTTCGGGACCAGCATCGTGGGGCCCGGCGTGGTCATCGGGCTGCTCTACGTCCGCCTGGCCCGGGCCTACTGGCAGTCGCAGCGGGCTTCCTTCACGCAGACACGGCGGCTACCCAACCCCAGGGTGCTCTACCTCATCCTGGGCATCGTGCTGCTCTTCTGGGCCTGCTTCCTGCCCTTCTGGCTGTGGCAGCTCCTCACCCAGTACCGCGGGACCCCGCCGCTCACGCCCCGCTCCGCCCGCATCGTCAACTACCTGACCACCTGCCTCACCTACAGCAACAGTTGCGTAAACCCCTTCCTCTACACGCTGCTCACTAAGAACTACCGCGACTACCGCCAGCGCTCGCTCCAAGGCAGGGGCGCCCACCGGCCCGGGGGTACCCACAGCTTCCCGCAGGCCCGCACTGGCTGCCAGCGCAGCTCAGGCCACTCACTGTCCTCCAGCAGCCAGCAGGCCAGCGAGACCATCGCGCTGTCCCAGGCTGCTCCTAGGGGGCTCTGCACCTGA
- the OGFOD3 gene encoding 2-oxoglutarate and iron-dependent oxygenase domain-containing protein 3: protein MAPQRRGAPKAPEGNRAADRRRPSSTKSVRAPRDVWKKWLRVAVLGACTTFVALLLWGSLRGDDSITEVLAHRSEVLPGRFIEVPCSEDYDSHRRFEGCSPRKCGRGVSDAIITRDEARRIRSIAEKGLSLGGSDGGASILDLHSGALSVGKHFVNLYRYFGDKIQSIFSEEDFQLYRDLRQKVQLAIAQAFGISASLLHLTKPTFFSRINSTAARTAHDEYWHAHVDKVTYGSFDYTSLLYLSDYLDDFGGGRFVFMEEGANKTVEPRAGRVSFFTSGSENLHRVEKVHWGTRYAITIAFTCDPDHGIADPTFT, encoded by the exons ATGGCACCTCAAAGGAGGGGCGCTCCCAAGGCGCCCGAGGGCAACCGGGCAGCTGACCGCCGGCGCCCGAGCAG CACCAAGAGTGTCCGGGCGCCTCGGGATGTGTGGAAGAAGTGGCTGAGGGTTGCCGTCCTGGGGGCCTGCACCACGTTCGTTGCGCTCCTGCTCTGGGGCAGTCTGCGGGGTGATGACAGCATCACTGAGGTCCTAGCTCATCGAAGTGAGGTCCTGCCAGGCAGGTTCATTGAGGTGCCCTGCTCCGAGGACTATGACAGTCACCGAAGGTTTGAAG GCTGCTCCCCGAGGAAGTGTGGCCGGGGCGTCAGCGATGCCATCATCACCAGGGACGAAGCCCGGAGGATTCGCAG CATAGCTGAGAAGGGGCTGTCCCTGGGAGGATCGGACGGAGGG GCGTCTATCCTGGACCTGCACTCGGGCGCCTTGTCTGTCGGGAAGCACTTTGTGAACCTGTACAG ATACTTCGGGGATAaaatacaaagtatcttctcaGAAGAGGACTTCCAGTTGTACCG GGACCTGCGGCAGAAGGTCCAGCTGGCAATCGCCCAGGCATTTGGCATCAGCGCGTCCCTGCTGCACCTGACGAAGCCCACCTTCTTCTCCCGCATCAACAGCACGGCGGCCCGCACGGCTCATGACGAGTACTGGCACGCGCACGTGGACAAG GTGACCTACGGCTCCTTCGACTACACATCGCTGCTGTACCTCTCCGACTACCTGGATGACTTCGGTGGCGGGCGGTTTGTGTTCATGGAGGAGGGGGCCAACAAGACGGTGGAGCCGAGAGCAG GTCGGGTGTCCTTCTTCACCTCGGGGTCCGAGAACCTGCACCGGGTGGAGAAGGTTCACTGGGGCACCCGCTACGCCATCACCATCGCCTTCACCTGCGACCCCGACCATGGCATCGCGGACCCAACGTTCACGTAG
- the TEX19 gene encoding testis-expressed protein 19 translates to MCPPVSMRCEAEGLSYLYTSWMYQLQHGSQLRVCFACFKAAFLDLGQLLDLEDWEDEDWDSELMDHTEAGSEQGSSPGMGPSWGLGHGQLAQGGFVDWGWGTLASGLVGSEEEGLDEDSVPTELEPQDATPLGLGAEDADWTQSLPWRFGGLPTCSHWPSPSPWQEFFKVDLPPVTFMVGCYDAIYFRKMKPGWALRTPDRCWKLLLEPDEVRVVRLQDAPQKHR, encoded by the exons ATGTGCCCCCCAGTCAGCATGCGGTGTGAGGCGGAGGGCTTGTCCTACCTGTACACGTCCTGGATGTATCAGCTTCAACATGGCAGCCAGCTAAGGGTCTGCTTCGCTTGCTTCAAGGCTGCCTTTCTGGACCTCGGACAGTTGCTGGATTTGGAAGACTGGGAAGATGAAGATTGGGACTCTGAGCTGATGGACCACACTGAGGCAGGGTCTGAGCAGGGGTCATCCCCGGGGATGGGACCAAGCTGGGGGCTGGGCCATGGGCAGCTTGCACAGGGTGGGTTTGTGGACTGGGGGTGGGGCACCCTGGCGTCAGGCCTCGTGGGGTCCGAAGAGGAGGGCCTGGACGAGGACTCTGTGCCCACGGAGCTGGAGCCTCAGGATGCCACGCCCCTGGGCCTGGGCGCTGAGGATGCTGACTGGACCCAAAGCCTTCCCTGGAGATTTGGGGGACTCCCTACCTGCTCACACTGGCCAAGCCCTTCTCCATGGCAGGAGTTTTTCAAAGTGGACCTGCCCCCG GTCACCTTTATGGTGGGCTGCTATGATGCCATCTACTTCCGGAAGATGAAGCCAGGATGGGCCCTGAGGACCCCAGACCGGTGTTGGAAACTGCTGCTGGAGCCTGATGAGGTGAGAGTGGTGAGACTCCAAGATGCACCCCAGAAGCACCGGTAG